In a genomic window of Quercus lobata isolate SW786 chromosome 4, ValleyOak3.0 Primary Assembly, whole genome shotgun sequence:
- the LOC115985473 gene encoding uncharacterized protein LOC115985473, producing MDGGHMQQQLPISPDQLDSPPLHPLPPSLIPPHLVSHSSNAAPINSPPRTTTPTAPTTPSCLSILPDSEKCSDSQFVQEEAQVKPIDGSPNTPSKHNMEIKAPMIGMKFDCDDSAYEFYKEYAHRMGFSVRKQYVRRGSAGHVKRRTFCCSKEGERAIDKRREQDLQEMRIKCCLSSMEGEIHGEVAPKNVSQDDGGFESHVDISQGICGIKTKPTVGRPRGRLKSSLERTKKKSQNKKDQSKKTCGARQFQSCGGLNRVDSSVNINSYKEHSNVEQPSQLVDNITQESFSCSNLVGQDNVVGFNGLNQEFFECEFLVGQDHIGLYGLNQASVDPDIDNL from the exons ATGGACGGCGGCCATATGCAGCAGCAGCTGCCGATCTCACCGGACCAACTGGACAGCCCTCCTCTTCACCCGCTTCCCCCTTCGCTGATTCCACCCCATTTAGTTTCTCACTCATCTAATGCCGCTCCCATAAATTCGCCGCCAAGGACCACCACTCCCACTGCTCCTACCACTCCATCGTGTCTCAGCATTCTCCCTGACAGTGAGAAATGCAGTGATTCTCAATTTGTTCAG GAAGAAGCACAAGTAAAACCTATTGATGGCAGTCCAAACACTCCCAGTAAACACAATATGGAAATTAAAGCACCGatgattggaatgaaatttgatTGTGATGATAGTGCATATGAGTTTTACAAAGAATATGCTCATAGAATGGGCTTCAGTGTAAGGAAACAGTATGTTAGGCGAGGAAGTGCTGGACATGTTAAGAGGAGAACATTTTGTTGTTCAAAAGAAGGTGAACGAGCTATTGACAAACGTCGTGAACAG GATTTGCAAGAAATGAGAATTAAATGTTGTTTGTCCTCTATGGAGGGTGAGATCCATGGTGAAGTTGCTCCCAAGAATGTTTCACAAGATGACGGTGGATTTGAGTCACATGTGGACATTTCTCAAGGCATATGTGGGATCAAAACAAAACCTACTGTAGGTCGTCCAAGAGGAAGGTTGAAAAGTTCATtagaaaggacaaaaaaaaaatctcaaaataagAAGGATCAATCCAAAAAGACTTGTGGAGCAAGACAATTTCAATCATGTGGTGGCCTAAATAGA GTTGATTCCTCAGTTAATATTAATTCTTACAAAGAACATAGTAATGTTGAACAACCATCACAATTAGTAGATAACATAACTCAG GAATCTTTCAGTTGTAGTAATTTGGTTGGACAAGACAATGTTGTTGGGTTCAATGGTTTGAATCAG GAATTTTTTGAGTGTGAATTTTTGGTTGGACAAGATCATATTGGGTTATATGGCTTGAATCAG GCTTCGGTAGATCCTGATATTGACAACCTTTGA
- the LOC115984215 gene encoding heavy metal-associated isoprenylated plant protein 39-like: MKKIVLKLELEDDKAKQKALKTVSTLSGIDSIAMDMKDKKLTVIGTVDPVNIVSKLRKYWASTSMISVGPAEEPKKKEEPKKEEPKAEEAKKEEPKKEEAKKEEEKKEEPKKEEEKKEEKKGEEKKEEKKEEEKKKEAPPPDPVLELVKAYKAYNPQLAAYNPHLAAHNPFQTSYYYVQPMEENPNACAIL; the protein is encoded by the exons ATGAAG AAGATTGTTTTGAAGCTGGAATTAGAAGATGACAAAGCCAAGCAGAAGGCCTTGAAGACTGTCTCTACTCTTTCAG GGATTGATTCGATTGCAATGGACATGAAGGATAAGAAACTAACGGTCATAGGAACCGTGGATCCCGTAAATATAGTGAGCAAACTGCGCAAATATTGGGCATCAACAAGTATGATCTCAGTTGGGCCAGCAGAGGAAcctaagaagaaagaagagccGAAGAAGGAGGAACCCAAGGCCGAGGAAGCAAAGAAAGAGGAACCCAAGAAGGAGGAAgctaagaaagaagaagagaaaaaagaagaacccaagaaagaagaagagaagaaagaggaaaagaaaggagaagagaagaaagaggaaaagaaagaagaagagaaaaagaaagaagcaccTCCACCAGACCCTGTTTTAGAGCTTGTTAAGGCTTACAAAGCATATAATCCCCAACTCGCCGCATATAATCCCCACCTCGCCGCACATAATCCATTCCAAACCTCATATTACTACGTCCAACCAATGGAGGAGAATCCAAATGCTTGTgctattttataa